One genomic segment of Sebastes fasciatus isolate fSebFas1 chromosome 17, fSebFas1.pri, whole genome shotgun sequence includes these proteins:
- the lrrc69 gene encoding uncharacterized protein lrrc69 isoform X1, with protein MHVSDLEMMVSVVRSFYSKANSLNLSCKKIKVLPECVSGLTQLSVLLLNNNSISSLPACLISLHRLVELNLGNNALKEVPAVLGHLESLKKLYLFSNQITLVPPDVIDGLRNLVVLNLNHNQLKRLPAEIKSLSRLQHLSVLDNKLEEVPVELGHLTSLSELNLTSNNLTRLPQQLYQCKELTKLHLARNKLTSLPEGIRALAKLQVLDVGGNQLSMFPVEFHLLPLQELYHEGNKFVRCKPMSSVQDAEVLTLKELAARVVLREDRDGFSLVHRMLPHYPVLHALLACGSYCALCLDPILTTWLECVHFISLKKDMEMRSSKTIPVRALLCSYKCFNTDGHAFYGVAKR; from the exons ATGCATGTGAGTGATTTAGAAATGATGGTGTCAGTGGTAAGATCTTTCTATTCTAAAGCAAACTCTTTAAACTTGAGCTGTAAGAAGATAAAGGTGCTTCCCGAGTGTGTTTCCGGACTAACCCAACTGTCGGTTCTCCTGCTGAACAACAACTCCATCAGctccctgcctgcctgcctgatCTCCCTACACCGA CTGGTTGAGCTGAATTTGGGAAATAATGCCTTGAAGGAAGTCCCTGCTGTGTTGGGCCATCTGGAGTCCTTGAAGAAACTGTATCTGTTCAGCAACCAGATTACATTAGTGCCACCTGATGTGATAG ATGGTTTACGAAACCTTGTTGTGCTCAATCTGAACCACAACCAGCTTAAAAGACTTCCAGCAGAGATTAAAAG TTTGAGCAGGCTTCAACATCTCAGTGTGCTGGACAACAAGCTGGAGGAGGTCCCTGTTGAGTTGGGTCATCTCACCAGCTTGTCTGAGCTAAACTTGACCTCCAATAATTTGACCCGGCTACCTCAGCAGCTGTATCAGTGTAAAGAACTCACCAAGTTGCATTTAGCCAGAAACAAGCTGACCAGCCTACCAGAG GGAATCAGGGCGCTGGCAAAACTCCAAGTTTTGGATGTGGGTGGCAACCAGTTGTCCATGTTCCCTGTTGag TTTCACCTGCTGCCCCTGCAGGAGCTATACCATGAAGGCAACAAGTTTGTGCGCTGTAAGCCGATGTCGTCAGTGCAGGATGCGGAGGTGCTTACGTTAAAG GAACTGGCTGCTAGAGTTGTCTTGCGGGAGGACAGGGACGGGTTCTCTCTGGTCCACAGGATGCTCCCCCACTACCCAGTCCTGCATGCTCTGTTGGCCTGTGGCAGCTATTGTGCGCTCTGCCTGGATCCCATCCTCACCACCTGGCTGGAGTGTGTTCATTTTATCAGTCTAAAGAAG GACATGGAAATGAGGAGTTCGAAGACTATTCCTGTGCGCGCCCTTCTTTGTTCATACAAGTGCTTTAATACAGATGGACACGCCTTCTACGGTGTTGCTAAGAGATAA
- the lrrc69 gene encoding uncharacterized protein lrrc69 isoform X2, which translates to MHVSDLEMMVSVVRSFYSKANSLNLSCKKIKVLPECVSGLTQLSVLLLNNNSISSLPACLISLHRLVELNLGNNALKEVPAVLGHLESLKKLYLFSNQITLVPPDVIDGLRNLVVLNLNHNQLKRLPAEIKSLSRLQHLSVLDNKLEEVPVELGHLTSLSELNLTSNNLTRLPQQLYQCKELTKLHLARNKLTSLPEGIRALAKLQVLDVGGNQLSMFPVEFHLLPLQELYHEGNKFVRCKPMSSVQDAEVLTLKELAARVVLREDRDGFSLVHRMLPHYPVLHALLACGSYCALCLDPILTTWLETWK; encoded by the exons ATGCATGTGAGTGATTTAGAAATGATGGTGTCAGTGGTAAGATCTTTCTATTCTAAAGCAAACTCTTTAAACTTGAGCTGTAAGAAGATAAAGGTGCTTCCCGAGTGTGTTTCCGGACTAACCCAACTGTCGGTTCTCCTGCTGAACAACAACTCCATCAGctccctgcctgcctgcctgatCTCCCTACACCGA CTGGTTGAGCTGAATTTGGGAAATAATGCCTTGAAGGAAGTCCCTGCTGTGTTGGGCCATCTGGAGTCCTTGAAGAAACTGTATCTGTTCAGCAACCAGATTACATTAGTGCCACCTGATGTGATAG ATGGTTTACGAAACCTTGTTGTGCTCAATCTGAACCACAACCAGCTTAAAAGACTTCCAGCAGAGATTAAAAG TTTGAGCAGGCTTCAACATCTCAGTGTGCTGGACAACAAGCTGGAGGAGGTCCCTGTTGAGTTGGGTCATCTCACCAGCTTGTCTGAGCTAAACTTGACCTCCAATAATTTGACCCGGCTACCTCAGCAGCTGTATCAGTGTAAAGAACTCACCAAGTTGCATTTAGCCAGAAACAAGCTGACCAGCCTACCAGAG GGAATCAGGGCGCTGGCAAAACTCCAAGTTTTGGATGTGGGTGGCAACCAGTTGTCCATGTTCCCTGTTGag TTTCACCTGCTGCCCCTGCAGGAGCTATACCATGAAGGCAACAAGTTTGTGCGCTGTAAGCCGATGTCGTCAGTGCAGGATGCGGAGGTGCTTACGTTAAAG GAACTGGCTGCTAGAGTTGTCTTGCGGGAGGACAGGGACGGGTTCTCTCTGGTCCACAGGATGCTCCCCCACTACCCAGTCCTGCATGCTCTGTTGGCCTGTGGCAGCTATTGTGCGCTCTGCCTGGATCCCATCCTCACCACCTGGCTGGA GACATGGAAATGA